In Paenibacillus sp. FSL M7-0420, a single genomic region encodes these proteins:
- a CDS encoding GNAT family N-acetyltransferase encodes MRIMNPVLSRMRLETERLIIRPYMESDLMASFELMQNPEVLAFMHMEVMPLHEYEGMFRWLMFSYHTPFELPFKYSFAVCDKATGRLIGRCGAGVLEFRAPDAELYYLIGREHWGRGYATEAAAAMADYAFGVIGLEQLYAKADPRNTASLGVLRKLGFRVEQELAGLTGDYEDCNGELLHVLRKESFMERLKGGK; translated from the coding sequence ATGCGTATTATGAATCCGGTACTGTCCAGGATGAGGCTCGAAACGGAGCGGTTAATCATCCGTCCCTATATGGAAAGTGATCTTATGGCTTCATTCGAGCTGATGCAGAACCCGGAGGTGCTGGCCTTCATGCATATGGAGGTCATGCCGCTGCATGAGTATGAGGGGATGTTCCGCTGGCTGATGTTCAGCTATCATACGCCGTTCGAGCTGCCGTTCAAGTATTCATTCGCCGTCTGCGATAAGGCCACCGGCCGGCTGATCGGCCGGTGCGGGGCCGGTGTGCTGGAGTTCAGGGCGCCGGATGCGGAGCTGTATTATCTGATCGGGCGCGAACACTGGGGCCGGGGCTATGCTACCGAAGCCGCTGCGGCGATGGCGGACTACGCCTTCGGTGTGATCGGACTGGAGCAATTATATGCCAAGGCAGATCCGCGCAACACCGCATCGCTCGGGGTGCTCCGGAAGCTGGGCTTCCGGGTGGAGCAGGAGCTGGCCGGATTAACCGGCGATTATGAGGACTGCAATGGGGAGCTGCTGCATGTGCTGAGGAAGGAGTCGTTCATGGAGCGGCTTAAAGGTGGGAAGTGA
- a CDS encoding ABC transporter ATP-binding protein → MLKKCLVHLRGWAALYIGLGFAIQLLSSLGIVVFQRILDQAVAGTGFREILYGVIFYGILLGLNVLLNYADEYPSAYLSNSITERLKIMALSKISRMDYSAYQNMGTGQMIKVIENGAAAGNSILFSFILHTLHELLPTILFSLLFISYYDLRIMLVIAGGYVVIFLLTNVLLKVLYRIKESVLMQQEAMSRYGVRGFMELVVFRTNKKYAQEIGRLNKAAQQIIRQSAKLQMIHESFFALFELFITVIKVIVLLYGVKNVVSGQASVGVMVALFMFIEKIYTPIAIFNVLFVGYKLNRVTYQRFEGFLNAPEDRNLEQGKALAQLQGSIEFKEVSFSYGEVQVLDRLSFSVAPGTSVALVGLSGSGKSTVIKLITGLLKKSGGQLLVDGTDIDELSLDSYYDHISYLSQDSPIFDTTIRGNMVFEQDVPDEELYAVLDKVHLKEKVLELPEKLETRVGERGLKLSGGERQRLAFARAILQKRNLIILDEPVSALDNITERSLMETVFAEFRHKTVIIIAHRLNFISGVDQILVMEQGRLAGEGDFDSLIRDCSSFRTLWNNGRGQTD, encoded by the coding sequence ATGTTAAAGAAATGTCTTGTCCACCTCAGAGGGTGGGCCGCTCTGTATATAGGTCTCGGCTTCGCCATTCAGCTCTTAAGCAGTCTGGGCATTGTAGTCTTTCAGCGGATTCTGGATCAGGCGGTGGCGGGAACGGGCTTCCGTGAAATCCTATATGGGGTTATCTTCTACGGGATACTGCTCGGCCTGAATGTCCTGCTGAATTATGCGGATGAATATCCCAGCGCCTATCTATCGAACAGCATCACGGAAAGACTGAAGATTATGGCCTTGTCCAAAATCTCCAGAATGGATTATTCCGCCTATCAGAACATGGGCACAGGCCAGATGATCAAGGTGATTGAGAACGGCGCGGCGGCCGGGAACAGCATTCTCTTTTCTTTTATCCTCCACACGCTGCATGAGCTGCTGCCCACCATTCTCTTCAGCCTGCTCTTCATCAGCTACTATGACCTCCGAATCATGCTGGTGATTGCGGGCGGGTACGTGGTCATCTTCCTGTTAACGAATGTTCTGCTCAAAGTTCTCTACCGGATCAAAGAATCGGTGCTTATGCAGCAGGAGGCCATGTCCCGGTACGGGGTCCGCGGCTTCATGGAGCTGGTCGTCTTCCGCACCAACAAGAAGTACGCGCAGGAGATCGGCAGACTGAACAAGGCGGCACAGCAGATCATCAGGCAGAGCGCGAAGCTGCAGATGATTCATGAATCCTTCTTCGCCTTATTCGAATTGTTCATTACGGTCATTAAGGTGATCGTGCTGCTGTACGGTGTGAAGAATGTGGTCTCCGGGCAGGCTTCTGTCGGGGTCATGGTCGCACTGTTCATGTTCATTGAGAAAATCTATACGCCGATCGCCATCTTCAACGTCTTATTCGTCGGCTATAAGCTGAACAGGGTGACCTATCAGCGGTTCGAGGGCTTCCTGAATGCCCCCGAGGACCGGAATCTGGAGCAGGGCAAGGCGCTTGCACAGCTACAGGGCAGCATCGAATTCAAGGAGGTATCGTTCAGCTACGGAGAGGTACAGGTGCTGGACCGGCTGTCCTTCTCGGTTGCGCCCGGAACCTCAGTGGCTCTGGTCGGCCTAAGCGGCAGCGGCAAGTCAACAGTCATTAAGCTGATTACGGGCTTGCTCAAAAAAAGCGGCGGCCAGCTGTTGGTAGACGGCACGGATATCGATGAGCTGAGTCTCGACAGCTACTATGATCACATCTCTTATCTGTCACAGGACAGTCCGATCTTCGACACTACCATCCGGGGAAACATGGTGTTCGAGCAGGACGTCCCGGATGAAGAGCTGTATGCGGTGCTGGACAAGGTTCATCTGAAGGAGAAGGTACTGGAGCTGCCGGAGAAGCTGGAGACGCGGGTTGGGGAGCGCGGGCTGAAGCTGTCGGGCGGGGAACGGCAGCGGCTGGCTTTTGCCCGGGCGATCCTGCAGAAGCGGAATCTGATCATCCTCGATGAGCCGGTATCGGCACTGGATAATATTACGGAGCGCAGCCTGATGGAGACGGTGTTCGCGGAGTTCAGGCATAAGACGGTCATTATTATCGCGCACCGGCTGAATTTCATCAGCGGCGTGGACCAGATTCTGGTCATGGAGCAAGGCAGGCTGGCGGGGGAAGGGGATTTCGATTCCCTGATCCGGGACTGTTCATCCTTCCGTACGCTGTGGAATAACGGCAGGGGGCAAACGGATTAA
- a CDS encoding tetratricopeptide repeat protein → MREELIAQLNAWHEADEYEEIVSRIKEVPTPLIDEELAVHLGRALNNLGRYREALKWFNKAADQGKKDPLWHFRVGYAHYYLDEYDQAIKAFKKANKLDPEDQDTIEFLEWSRSEKAALAAADEDSEDAEEAAEADSASDASPDAEPDAAKGTKH, encoded by the coding sequence ATGAGAGAAGAATTAATCGCGCAATTGAACGCTTGGCACGAGGCGGACGAATATGAAGAAATCGTATCCCGCATCAAAGAGGTGCCGACACCGCTGATCGATGAAGAGCTGGCGGTACATTTGGGCCGGGCGCTCAACAATCTGGGCCGCTACCGGGAAGCGCTTAAATGGTTCAACAAGGCAGCGGATCAGGGTAAAAAAGATCCGCTCTGGCATTTCCGCGTCGGCTACGCCCACTATTATCTGGACGAGTACGATCAGGCGATCAAGGCGTTCAAGAAGGCAAATAAGCTGGACCCTGAGGATCAGGATACTATCGAATTCCTGGAATGGAGCCGCAGTGAGAAGGCGGCGCTGGCCGCTGCGGACGAGGATAGCGAGGATGCAGAAGAAGCTGCCGAAGCGGATTCCGCTTCAGATGCCAGCCCTGATGCAGAACCGGATGCGGCAAAAGGGACTAAGCACTAG
- a CDS encoding ATP-binding protein — translation MFETLLLNFLFMLFPVLIFLIFFENRPHAYNHKILVLLIAATMILCIAKPIRLETGFIFDLRYVPFVIAALYGGYKHTLPLYVILNVYRFYIGGEGTVQSLLFSTAVLILVPSISARFLRSKPKGRILWATSIVVLTMGCYLIILGRIMDKLDTQFWTLAFYALITHAVVMVILMILLEQILANLRNRERIMQSERLNVVSELAASVSHEMRNPLTVTSGFLQLLNLSKNLTPEEKGYVELSLLELNRAEKIISDYLSFAKPQSESRVYSNLMAECEYTKNVILPYATIHKVAVEFSFNNPLSTHYDSNGMQQCLINLYKNAIEAMDGVEDAVLSISVFASGQNIIITIRDTGVGMTKDEISRLGKPYYSTKADGTGLGMVMAYNTINKLKGRIEVTSEKGKGTIFRIIIPA, via the coding sequence TTGTTTGAGACGCTGCTGCTCAATTTTTTGTTTATGCTGTTTCCGGTGCTGATATTTCTGATTTTCTTCGAAAACAGGCCCCACGCCTACAATCATAAGATTCTTGTACTGCTCATCGCCGCCACCATGATCCTGTGTATCGCTAAGCCGATCCGGCTGGAGACCGGGTTCATCTTTGACTTGCGGTATGTTCCGTTTGTGATTGCGGCCTTGTATGGAGGGTACAAACATACCCTGCCCTTATATGTGATTCTGAATGTGTACCGTTTCTACATAGGCGGTGAGGGAACCGTCCAATCTTTACTTTTTTCGACAGCAGTCCTCATTCTGGTTCCTTCCATAAGCGCCAGATTTCTCCGTTCTAAGCCCAAGGGACGGATCTTGTGGGCTACCTCCATCGTGGTCCTGACTATGGGCTGTTATCTGATCATTCTGGGCCGGATCATGGATAAGCTGGATACCCAGTTCTGGACGCTTGCCTTCTATGCCTTAATTACGCATGCGGTGGTCATGGTGATCCTAATGATCCTGCTGGAGCAGATCCTGGCGAATCTCAGGAACCGTGAGCGGATTATGCAGTCGGAGCGGCTGAATGTGGTCAGTGAGCTGGCGGCCAGCGTCTCCCATGAGATGCGCAATCCGTTAACCGTGACCAGCGGTTTTCTCCAGCTGCTTAATCTCTCCAAGAACCTCACACCGGAGGAGAAGGGGTACGTCGAGCTGTCACTGCTGGAGCTGAACCGGGCGGAGAAGATCATCAGCGATTATCTGTCTTTTGCCAAGCCGCAGTCGGAGAGCCGGGTCTACTCCAACCTGATGGCTGAATGTGAATACACCAAGAATGTGATCCTGCCGTATGCCACGATCCACAAGGTTGCGGTTGAATTCAGCTTCAACAACCCGCTTAGCACCCATTATGACAGTAATGGGATGCAGCAATGCCTGATTAATCTGTACAAGAATGCGATTGAAGCGATGGATGGGGTGGAGGATGCGGTTCTGTCTATTTCTGTCTTCGCGAGCGGGCAGAATATTATCATTACCATCCGCGACACCGGTGTCGGAATGACCAAGGATGAGATCTCGCGCCTGGGCAAGCCGTATTACTCCACCAAGGCAGACGGGACAGGGCTCGGAATGGTCATGGCCTATAACACGATTAACAAGCTCAAGGGGCGTATTGAGGTCACCAGCGAGAAGGGCAAGGGAACCATCTTCCGGATCATTATCCCGGCCTAG
- a CDS encoding AIM24 family protein has translation MAFTINNLKDNTNVIIKEQLGGFSIIEYKEDLSTTTRYEAETNFFMSKSNMRNKQLMIELNNNEVMLSAGAMQYMIGNIEMTSGIKGVGGLMRNMLSGAATGTSAVKPLYKGTGTILLETTYKYLWLIDVDNDHIVIDDGMFLACETTLDISVAARKNISSAVLGGEGLFNLSARGKGILALEAPIPSEEAVVVELQNDVLKVDGNFALMWSNSLDFTVEKSGKTRLGSAASGEGLVNVYRGTGMVWLAPLMNYRNSLLQGTPTS, from the coding sequence ATGGCTTTTACCATTAATAATCTGAAGGACAATACCAACGTTATCATTAAAGAGCAGCTAGGCGGCTTCAGCATCATCGAATACAAAGAGGATCTCAGCACCACTACCCGGTATGAAGCAGAGACCAACTTCTTCATGAGCAAGAGCAATATGCGCAACAAGCAGCTGATGATTGAGCTGAATAACAATGAGGTGATGCTCAGTGCCGGAGCCATGCAGTATATGATCGGCAATATCGAGATGACCTCCGGCATCAAAGGCGTAGGAGGACTGATGCGCAATATGCTATCCGGGGCGGCAACCGGAACCAGTGCAGTCAAGCCGCTCTACAAGGGAACCGGAACCATTCTGCTGGAGACCACCTACAAATACCTCTGGCTGATTGATGTGGACAACGACCATATCGTAATCGATGACGGCATGTTCCTCGCTTGTGAGACTACGCTTGATATCTCCGTTGCGGCACGCAAGAACATCTCCTCTGCCGTCCTCGGCGGTGAAGGGCTGTTCAACCTGAGCGCGCGCGGCAAAGGGATTCTTGCCCTCGAAGCTCCCATTCCTTCCGAGGAGGCTGTCGTGGTCGAGCTGCAGAATGATGTGCTGAAGGTGGACGGGAACTTCGCCCTCATGTGGTCCAACTCTCTGGACTTCACGGTCGAGAAGTCAGGCAAGACCCGTCTGGGCTCCGCCGCCTCAGGCGAAGGCCTGGTCAACGTGTACCGGGGAACCGGCATGGTCTGGCTGGCCCCGCTCATGAATTACAGAAACAGCCTGCTTCAGGGCACGCCTACTTCATAA
- a CDS encoding GNAT family N-acetyltransferase, whose translation MSIQAVLFDFDGTLADTLPLSFRAFQAVFKQYDQREVTRDELVAMFGPTEEGIISGNFTDPASVPQAIEDYYSIYKLGHTEEFQNNAHILGLLQALKAQGMKLGVITGKSRRAYQISAGALDLVHFFDISITGDDVAKPKPDPEGIQSALRTLGIEPSQAIFVGDSNADILAGKAAGMRTYAVRWLPTFQSQAYDLAPDGILENVAEFQRLLQLNNIIPMTYHSKQQAADIKALEQQCSQADSIQLSSDLEHLVKEDGDHALLCYCEDQLIGLLSWFAADSDYAQINAMVHPDYRRQGVFRSLVKRARADIEPLGVHLLSYKIPASSQTGLLAAQALGGDFDRSEYAMSYAGMNSTSPLPSELILLPAAPEDFEFIISCSSQAFGESEDDTRKYFTQTDEPERITYIAWTGSERIGLIRVNYINEDTAFIHNFCILPSHQGKGAGGKVLRQTVGILLQKPYPVIRLSVVTGNVRALNLYLRAGFKINSEYRYYSGSLYLEP comes from the coding sequence ATGTCCATTCAAGCTGTGCTGTTTGATTTCGATGGAACCCTGGCAGACACCTTGCCGTTATCCTTTCGTGCCTTCCAGGCTGTATTTAAGCAATATGACCAGAGAGAGGTCACCCGCGATGAGCTTGTCGCGATGTTCGGTCCCACCGAGGAAGGCATCATCAGCGGAAATTTCACAGATCCGGCTTCGGTTCCACAAGCGATAGAGGATTATTATTCAATATATAAGCTGGGACACACCGAAGAATTCCAGAATAATGCGCACATCCTTGGATTACTTCAAGCCTTGAAGGCTCAGGGAATGAAGCTTGGAGTCATTACCGGTAAAAGCAGACGGGCCTATCAGATATCGGCCGGAGCGCTGGATCTGGTGCATTTCTTCGATATCTCGATTACCGGCGATGATGTCGCGAAGCCAAAACCTGATCCCGAAGGTATACAATCGGCATTGCGAACACTGGGCATTGAACCATCCCAGGCCATATTCGTAGGGGACAGCAATGCGGATATTCTCGCAGGCAAGGCTGCCGGAATGCGGACCTACGCTGTCCGCTGGCTACCCACCTTCCAGAGTCAGGCCTATGATCTTGCGCCGGACGGCATTCTGGAGAATGTTGCGGAGTTCCAGCGGCTTCTCCAATTGAATAACATTATACCAATGACCTACCATTCCAAGCAGCAGGCAGCGGACATTAAGGCGTTAGAGCAGCAGTGCAGCCAAGCCGATTCTATCCAATTAAGCTCCGATCTAGAGCATCTCGTCAAGGAAGACGGCGACCATGCCCTGCTCTGTTACTGCGAAGATCAGCTCATTGGCCTGCTTAGCTGGTTCGCTGCGGACAGTGATTATGCACAGATCAATGCCATGGTCCATCCGGATTACCGCCGGCAAGGTGTGTTCCGCAGCCTTGTGAAACGTGCCAGAGCAGACATTGAGCCTCTTGGCGTACACCTGCTCAGCTACAAAATTCCCGCCAGCTCGCAGACAGGACTATTGGCGGCGCAGGCCCTGGGCGGGGATTTTGACCGGTCAGAATACGCCATGTCCTACGCCGGTATGAATTCCACCAGCCCGCTTCCTTCAGAGCTAATCCTGCTTCCCGCTGCGCCTGAGGATTTCGAATTCATAATCTCCTGCTCCTCCCAGGCCTTCGGAGAATCGGAAGACGATACGCGCAAGTACTTCACACAGACGGATGAGCCAGAGCGGATAACGTATATCGCTTGGACAGGGAGTGAACGAATCGGCCTGATCCGGGTCAACTATATCAATGAGGATACGGCTTTTATTCATAATTTCTGTATCCTGCCTTCCCATCAGGGGAAGGGGGCTGGCGGGAAGGTGCTAAGACAGACCGTCGGTATCCTGTTGCAGAAGCCCTACCCGGTTATTCGCCTAAGTGTTGTCACCGGGAATGTCCGGGCGCTGAATCTCTATCTCCGTGCCGGATTTAAGATTAACTCAGAGTACAGATATTACAGCGGCAGCCTGTACCTTGAACCGTAA
- a CDS encoding alpha/beta-type small acid-soluble spore protein, with protein MARRSRKYAVPGSAQGMQTFKAEVMRQEGYHVDPNHPDDVKYEVAKELGIPLQAGNNGKLTTESAGQIGGRIGGSMVREMVRLAQEQLAGKKKS; from the coding sequence ATGGCGAGAAGAAGCAGAAAGTATGCTGTACCAGGGTCCGCCCAGGGAATGCAGACGTTCAAAGCGGAGGTTATGCGGCAGGAAGGATATCACGTAGATCCGAATCACCCGGACGATGTGAAATACGAGGTGGCGAAGGAACTGGGCATCCCGCTGCAGGCCGGTAATAACGGTAAGCTGACGACCGAATCGGCGGGACAGATTGGCGGCCGCATCGGAGGCTCCATGGTTCGTGAGATGGTCCGTCTGGCCCAAGAGCAGCTGGCGGGAAAGAAGAAGTCGTAG
- the hprK gene encoding HPr(Ser) kinase/phosphatase — protein MKSISVQSLVEKFHLEVLAGAGRMDRNITRPRTHRPGLEFVGYFDFFPMERVQVLGRKEINYLLTLSVEERMLHIGNIVKYHPPCFIVTSGQQEIPYLTLFCDQEGIPLLRTPEVTTEFIAKLDSFLVKTLAPELSIHGVCVNVSGIGILLRGKSGIGKSETAHTLIRRGHRFVADDIVVLKKLGPATLLGTHNETTREFLALRSIGLINVVRQYGRRAFQDETRIVLDIELAPWQENSLNNELELVPQFTEYLGVQIPHIEVQLQPGRDVAGLIEAAANNWYLKQLGYSAVEEFMQRIEDGMQS, from the coding sequence ATGAAGTCTATTAGCGTGCAGAGTCTTGTAGAGAAATTCCATCTGGAGGTGCTGGCCGGAGCGGGCCGGATGGACCGGAACATCACCCGTCCAAGGACGCACAGACCGGGTCTGGAGTTTGTCGGTTATTTTGATTTTTTTCCGATGGAGCGGGTGCAGGTCCTTGGACGTAAAGAGATCAACTACCTGTTAACGCTGAGTGTAGAGGAGCGGATGCTGCATATTGGCAACATCGTCAAATACCATCCGCCCTGCTTCATCGTGACCAGCGGCCAGCAGGAGATTCCTTACCTGACGCTGTTCTGTGACCAGGAAGGCATTCCGCTGCTGCGGACGCCGGAGGTGACCACCGAGTTCATCGCCAAGCTGGACAGCTTCCTGGTGAAGACGCTGGCGCCCGAGCTGTCGATCCACGGGGTATGCGTTAACGTATCGGGAATAGGAATTCTGCTGCGGGGCAAGTCGGGAATCGGCAAGAGCGAGACGGCGCATACGCTGATCCGCAGGGGCCACCGCTTCGTAGCTGATGATATTGTGGTGCTGAAGAAGCTGGGTCCGGCGACGCTCCTCGGGACCCACAATGAGACCACACGTGAATTCCTGGCCCTGCGCAGCATCGGCCTGATCAACGTCGTGCGGCAGTACGGGCGGCGGGCGTTCCAGGATGAGACGCGGATTGTGCTGGATATCGAGCTTGCCCCCTGGCAGGAGAATTCACTCAACAATGAGCTGGAGCTGGTGCCCCAGTTCACCGAATATCTCGGGGTGCAGATCCCGCATATCGAGGTCCAGCTTCAGCCGGGCCGCGATGTAGCGGGTCTGATTGAAGCGGCTGCGAACAACTGGTATCTCAAGCAGCTGGGCTACAGCGCGGTGGAAGAATTCATGCAGCGGATTGAGGACGGGATGCAGTCTTAA
- a CDS encoding histidine kinase N-terminal 7TM domain-containing diguanylate cyclase, with product MALASWIDLIMCFLLFLLLIYIVATVTITKLHKVYLGFHFSMLIWPYCQFAIRTVDDPLYQLFYVKLAFVDASLLGLGWIFFTILLAGQSQFLSRKIVSALVIPAVLTSLGVVLNPYGWFVRPVNGGYVERIYGPIFWISISVLAINAIMSMYVIYVALTSNQAARIKNQVMYMLKGITALCVFLMIDVLLNVILDDYLPVIPGFTSLGIVVSATFFVITIHQDKVFDIVTIAHQDIINTMEYGILVLDDQEQVVEINHALHPYIPLVTGAAFNMSSYLPDDPAMKIESFLEKYHGYPLETAELEILYPLIQMVVSIHAAPIMVSGSRVGRIVTFQNVTEIRRLIDETNQQNAILKERNDSLVKVQEELFQTNGKLRKLAITDSLTGCYNRHYLMQQLEQEALRVSDTRTPSTIILIDIDFFKKINDQHGHLAGDMVLCNTVELLQHSLRPSDILARYGGEEFIIYLPDTDGAEARRLAEQLKSEVEHNTINIDYIDEPVSITISMGLLSIAEFKIPPAMDATTYLNDLFKSADKALYAAKHQGRNQIVAAEV from the coding sequence TTGGCCTTAGCCTCTTGGATTGACCTGATTATGTGCTTCCTTCTGTTCCTGCTGCTCATCTATATCGTGGCTACGGTCACCATTACCAAGCTGCACAAGGTCTATTTAGGGTTCCATTTCTCTATGCTGATCTGGCCTTACTGCCAGTTTGCCATAAGAACCGTTGATGATCCTCTCTATCAGCTCTTTTATGTGAAGCTTGCCTTCGTGGATGCTTCCCTGCTGGGCCTGGGCTGGATCTTCTTCACGATTCTGCTTGCGGGACAATCCCAGTTCCTGAGTAGAAAAATAGTGTCCGCGCTGGTGATCCCTGCAGTACTGACCTCCCTCGGAGTGGTGCTCAATCCTTATGGATGGTTCGTCCGTCCGGTGAACGGAGGGTATGTGGAGCGGATCTACGGACCTATTTTCTGGATTAGCATAAGCGTACTTGCGATTAACGCCATCATGTCCATGTATGTCATCTACGTGGCTCTGACCTCTAATCAGGCTGCACGGATCAAAAATCAGGTTATGTATATGCTCAAAGGCATTACAGCCCTATGCGTCTTCCTTATGATCGATGTGCTTCTCAATGTCATTCTGGATGACTATCTGCCGGTAATTCCGGGCTTCACTTCGCTGGGTATCGTGGTGTCGGCTACGTTCTTTGTGATTACGATCCACCAGGACAAAGTATTCGATATCGTAACTATCGCCCATCAGGATATTATCAATACCATGGAATACGGAATTCTCGTGCTGGATGACCAGGAGCAAGTCGTAGAGATCAATCATGCCCTGCATCCCTATATCCCGCTTGTGACGGGTGCGGCGTTCAACATGAGCAGCTATCTGCCGGATGACCCTGCCATGAAGATCGAGTCCTTCCTCGAGAAATACCATGGGTATCCGCTGGAGACGGCCGAGCTGGAAATTCTGTATCCCCTTATCCAAATGGTTGTCAGTATTCATGCAGCACCCATTATGGTGAGCGGCAGCCGGGTCGGACGGATTGTCACCTTCCAGAATGTAACCGAGATCCGGCGGCTCATCGATGAGACGAACCAGCAGAATGCCATCCTGAAGGAACGTAACGATTCGCTGGTGAAGGTACAGGAGGAGCTGTTCCAGACGAACGGCAAGCTGAGGAAGCTGGCGATCACCGACAGCCTAACCGGCTGCTACAACCGGCATTATCTGATGCAGCAATTGGAGCAGGAGGCGCTGCGGGTCAGCGATACCCGGACACCTTCGACTATTATACTGATCGACATCGACTTTTTCAAAAAAATCAACGACCAGCACGGCCATCTGGCCGGAGATATGGTCCTGTGCAACACAGTGGAGCTGCTGCAGCACAGCCTGCGGCCCTCCGATATTCTGGCCCGCTACGGCGGAGAGGAATTCATTATCTATTTGCCGGATACGGATGGAGCCGAGGCGCGGCGTCTGGCGGAGCAGCTGAAATCCGAGGTTGAACATAACACTATCAATATCGATTATATCGATGAGCCTGTGTCCATCACCATCAGCATGGGACTGCTCAGCATCGCTGAATTCAAGATCCCGCCTGCCATGGATGCGACCACCTACCTGAACGACCTGTTCAAGTCTGCCGACAAAGCCCTGTACGCCGCCAAGCATCAGGGCCGGAATCAGATTGTTGCGGCGGAGGTATAA
- a CDS encoding S-layer homology domain-containing protein, with amino-acid sequence MKKTFKMITLSAAAALALSFTGQQFASAAAFKDIHNVQDKDKIIALQNSGLIKGISADLFGPSLSITAAQGVQMIVSALDLNLDTIRFVKEPHATDYFKNASDSAWYAQALIIAGVHGLDLPADLKPGEKLTREEFTYQLIDAMENTNRLPMIKPVVVEYADQDQVQVEYSGALQRALNYGILKLDGSGKLNPKQEITRAEAAVAISNALAYLKAHPAPAAMDEVLTAEQAVKVIKEAVGPEAGLQIKIAPAASMSREAFTYLLIHTLQTSGQLPMINVIPVDVKDGDQIDILNSGAIQTALALGFVELDADGNFNPKAAITRPEAASIAGNAMNYLKAHPAPGAVSKTITATEAVQFIKDAAGPEVNLQIKIDPNMSVTRESFTYLLINTLQTSGQLPMIKLIPVEIKDNDKINILNSGAIQTALALKIVKLDQDGGFRPQDGVTSADAVAMVSQVKAILSGKSSK; translated from the coding sequence ATGAAGAAGACATTCAAGATGATAACCCTATCCGCAGCAGCAGCTCTGGCGCTCAGCTTCACAGGACAACAATTCGCCTCGGCCGCAGCCTTCAAGGATATCCATAACGTGCAGGATAAAGACAAGATTATCGCGCTTCAGAACAGCGGACTGATTAAAGGCATCAGCGCGGATCTGTTCGGCCCGAGCCTCAGCATCACAGCAGCCCAGGGGGTGCAGATGATCGTGAGTGCGCTTGATCTGAATCTGGATACGATCCGGTTCGTGAAGGAGCCGCATGCCACCGACTATTTCAAGAACGCGAGTGACTCCGCCTGGTATGCACAGGCGCTGATTATTGCCGGTGTGCACGGCCTGGACCTGCCAGCGGACTTGAAGCCTGGTGAGAAGCTGACCCGCGAAGAATTTACCTACCAGCTCATTGATGCGATGGAGAACACGAACCGCCTGCCGATGATTAAGCCAGTGGTGGTGGAGTATGCCGATCAGGATCAGGTGCAGGTAGAATACTCCGGTGCCCTGCAGCGTGCGCTGAATTACGGTATCCTGAAGCTGGATGGCAGCGGCAAGCTTAACCCGAAGCAGGAAATCACCCGTGCGGAAGCGGCAGTAGCCATCAGCAATGCACTCGCTTATCTGAAGGCACATCCAGCCCCTGCTGCTATGGATGAGGTCCTGACCGCAGAACAAGCTGTGAAGGTTATTAAAGAAGCGGTCGGTCCTGAAGCCGGCCTGCAGATCAAGATTGCTCCGGCGGCCAGCATGTCACGTGAAGCCTTCACGTATCTGTTAATCCATACGTTACAGACCAGCGGTCAACTGCCGATGATTAATGTCATTCCAGTAGACGTGAAGGACGGCGATCAGATCGACATCCTGAACTCGGGAGCTATCCAGACCGCCCTTGCTCTTGGCTTTGTGGAGCTGGATGCCGACGGGAACTTCAATCCAAAGGCGGCAATCACCCGTCCTGAGGCTGCTTCCATCGCCGGAAATGCCATGAATTATTTGAAGGCCCATCCGGCACCCGGTGCTGTAAGCAAGACAATCACCGCAACCGAGGCCGTCCAGTTCATCAAGGATGCTGCCGGGCCTGAGGTGAATCTTCAGATCAAAATCGATCCGAATATGAGCGTAACCCGCGAATCGTTCACGTATCTGCTCATCAACACGCTCCAGACCAGCGGCCAACTGCCGATGATTAAGCTGATCCCGGTGGAGATCAAGGATAATGACAAGATCAATATCCTGAACTCAGGAGCCATTCAGACCGCGCTTGCCCTTAAGATCGTGAAGCTGGATCAAGACGGGGGCTTCCGTCCCCAGGACGGTGTCACCAGTGCTGACGCAGTGGCAATGGTCAGCCAGGTGAAGGCCATCCTGAGCGGAAAGTCTTCGAAGTAA